From one Brevibacterium sp. 'Marine' genomic stretch:
- a CDS encoding ComEC/Rec2 family competence protein, whose protein sequence is MREHAALWPGSVRLLCCAAGLWASALLAPGPWALYGIPVLGLAGVVILRRRHHLGVGILVFTCLLTIQITALAAAHGPDEAAETTGLVVGHSEPGASGWTRLMLVTPTGFTHVLSPDAVADGATVRMRTTRLDDIRATDAEPHALTEPNALWQWRETLRTELRKHSVAAGNDGGRLLPGLVVGDTSPQDDRMVDDMRVVSLTHVSAVSGSNVTIVSLGAGLLAGACRAGPRLRVSIGVLTCLGYVFIVGFEPSAIRAAGMAIAAALVFLRGGGISPVAVMCSTASLLLAFVPVLATSVGFVLSVVSTAAIIFVVPVLLRRLAVHLPLLPTVLVTALIVPFVAQLACTPVLVAIDPRIGLWSVAANAAAAPAVMPATVAGFLSLVTTGIATTGLPGGDFASTLLAWIGSFPAWWIVLVARVCAALPGAALDWPMPPVGTLLALGLLGLAVVGTGMLVRRRLWGLPVVVLCCLLTAVVIVTVRTKPPAADWLVLVCDVGQGSAAVVNLGDGRGVVVDTGREPKPIDTCLDASGIEDFDLFISHFDADHFAGYAGTTWERTIDRLFVSANVVTSPDAQRVIADTGAQAVPIHRGQTLTFDTARLEVLWPPLRSVPAADDEELRNEDSLVVRVDQEGLSTLLPGDVGAEEQSVLAQQVQPVDVLVAPHHGSSDLAPEFFAAAAPGLGVISVGENSYGHPTEKSLRSFGPVPVLRTDHCGPVALYAQSRFSTGQGCAEGQR, encoded by the coding sequence ATGCGGGAACACGCGGCACTGTGGCCGGGCTCCGTCCGGCTCCTCTGCTGTGCCGCGGGCCTCTGGGCCAGCGCACTCCTGGCACCGGGGCCGTGGGCGCTGTACGGCATCCCCGTGCTCGGGCTCGCCGGGGTCGTGATCCTGCGACGGCGCCACCACCTCGGTGTCGGAATCCTCGTCTTCACCTGTCTGCTGACCATCCAGATCACCGCCCTGGCTGCCGCCCACGGTCCGGATGAGGCCGCCGAGACCACGGGCCTCGTCGTCGGCCACAGCGAACCCGGAGCCTCCGGCTGGACGCGACTGATGCTGGTCACCCCCACAGGGTTCACCCACGTGCTCAGCCCCGACGCCGTTGCGGACGGGGCGACGGTGCGGATGCGCACGACGCGCCTCGATGACATCCGCGCCACCGATGCAGAACCACACGCGCTGACAGAACCGAACGCACTGTGGCAGTGGCGAGAGACGCTTCGCACCGAACTGCGCAAGCATTCGGTGGCCGCCGGCAACGACGGCGGACGGCTGCTGCCCGGACTCGTCGTCGGCGACACCTCACCGCAGGACGACCGGATGGTCGACGATATGCGCGTCGTCTCCCTCACCCACGTCTCGGCCGTATCGGGCAGCAACGTCACGATCGTCAGCCTCGGTGCCGGACTGCTCGCCGGAGCCTGCCGAGCCGGACCACGGCTGCGTGTGAGCATCGGGGTGCTGACCTGCCTCGGCTACGTCTTCATCGTCGGCTTCGAACCCAGCGCCATCCGCGCCGCCGGAATGGCGATCGCGGCGGCCCTCGTGTTCCTGCGCGGCGGCGGGATCTCCCCGGTCGCGGTCATGTGCTCGACAGCGAGCCTGCTTCTGGCCTTCGTCCCCGTGCTGGCCACCTCGGTGGGCTTCGTCCTGTCCGTGGTCTCCACGGCCGCGATCATATTCGTCGTCCCGGTCCTGCTGCGCCGCCTCGCCGTGCACCTGCCTCTGCTGCCCACGGTGCTCGTGACCGCACTCATCGTGCCCTTCGTCGCCCAACTCGCGTGCACCCCGGTGCTCGTGGCGATCGATCCGCGCATCGGACTCTGGTCGGTCGCCGCCAACGCCGCGGCCGCACCCGCGGTCATGCCGGCGACGGTGGCAGGATTCCTCAGTCTCGTGACCACCGGCATCGCGACGACTGGACTGCCCGGAGGCGATTTCGCCTCGACCCTGCTGGCCTGGATCGGATCGTTTCCGGCCTGGTGGATCGTCCTCGTCGCCCGAGTCTGCGCCGCCCTGCCCGGTGCGGCGCTCGACTGGCCGATGCCGCCGGTCGGAACGCTGCTGGCACTCGGGCTGCTCGGCCTGGCCGTGGTCGGAACCGGGATGCTCGTGCGTCGCAGGCTCTGGGGTCTGCCCGTGGTCGTTCTGTGCTGCCTGCTCACCGCCGTCGTCATCGTCACGGTGAGGACGAAGCCGCCGGCCGCGGACTGGCTGGTGCTCGTCTGCGACGTCGGTCAGGGTTCGGCTGCGGTGGTCAACCTCGGTGACGGTCGCGGTGTCGTCGTCGATACCGGGCGCGAGCCGAAACCCATCGACACCTGCCTCGACGCATCCGGGATCGAGGACTTCGACCTGTTCATCTCGCACTTCGACGCCGACCACTTCGCCGGATACGCCGGCACGACGTGGGAGCGCACGATCGACCGGCTGTTCGTCTCCGCGAATGTGGTGACCTCGCCCGACGCGCAGCGCGTGATCGCTGACACCGGTGCGCAGGCGGTCCCCATCCACCGTGGCCAGACGCTGACCTTCGACACGGCGAGACTCGAAGTGCTGTGGCCGCCGCTGCGTTCGGTTCCGGCCGCGGACGACGAAGAGCTGCGCAACGAGGACTCCCTGGTGGTGCGGGTCGACCAGGAGGGACTGAGCACGCTGCTGCCCGGCGATGTCGGAGCCGAGGAGCAGTCTGTGCTCGCCCAACAGGTACAGCCGGTCGATGTGCTCGTCGCACCTCACCACGGCTCCTCCGATCTGGCTCCTGAGTTCTTCGCTGCCGCGGCGCCGGGCCTCGGCGTCATCTCGGTGGGGGAGAACAGCTACGGGCACCCGACTGAGAAGTCGCTGCGATCCTTCGGTCCTGTGCCCGTGCTGCGTACCGATCACTGCGGTCCGGTTGCCCTCTATGCGCAGAGTCGATTCAGCACCGGGCAGGGCTGTGCCGAAGGCCAGAGGTGA
- a CDS encoding ComEA family DNA-binding protein: MAVSPDDRFAGLLGASAERGGWVPGDIYTADTAGDEEPVEPRRVRLPVVVALGIATVGILCLAFFLFRPATQHSPVGSGDDPGYGAEAGQSPAVSEDGFETGTTAAAKAGEANGKVIVHITGAVNDPSVVTLKAGARVQDAVEAAGGLSAGADGEAVNLARVLADGEQIHIPAEGEEPAAGVDGAGADGTGQDGTGSSGTGGAGAGGGSGSPGTADSSAAANSGAPGQAGKVDLNTADATTLETLPGVGPVTAEAIISHRSQQPFASVEDLLLVKGIGPKTFESLKDLVTVG, encoded by the coding sequence ATGGCTGTGTCTCCGGATGATCGTTTCGCGGGTCTCCTGGGTGCCAGTGCCGAACGCGGCGGTTGGGTGCCGGGCGACATCTATACAGCCGACACCGCCGGTGACGAAGAACCCGTCGAGCCCCGACGGGTGCGGCTGCCCGTTGTGGTGGCCCTGGGCATCGCCACGGTCGGCATCCTCTGCCTCGCCTTCTTCCTCTTCCGGCCCGCGACACAGCATTCGCCTGTGGGCAGCGGTGACGACCCCGGCTACGGTGCAGAAGCCGGCCAGTCGCCTGCTGTGTCCGAGGACGGATTCGAAACAGGGACAACCGCTGCGGCGAAGGCCGGGGAAGCGAACGGGAAGGTGATCGTCCACATCACCGGGGCGGTGAACGATCCCTCGGTGGTCACCCTGAAGGCGGGCGCCCGGGTCCAGGACGCCGTCGAAGCCGCCGGAGGACTGAGCGCCGGAGCCGACGGCGAAGCGGTGAATCTGGCGCGCGTGCTCGCCGACGGTGAGCAGATCCATATCCCGGCAGAGGGAGAAGAACCGGCAGCCGGCGTCGATGGTGCGGGCGCAGATGGCACCGGTCAGGACGGAACCGGTTCGTCTGGAACTGGGGGAGCGGGCGCGGGAGGTGGCAGCGGTTCACCGGGAACCGCGGATTCTTCCGCAGCCGCGAACAGCGGAGCACCCGGTCAGGCGGGGAAGGTCGATCTCAACACCGCCGATGCCACGACCCTCGAGACCCTGCCCGGGGTCGGGCCCGTCACAGCCGAGGCGATCATCAGCCACCGCAGCCAGCAGCCGTTCGCGAGCGTCGAGGATCTGCTGCTCGTCAAAGGCATCGGGCCGAAGACCTTCGAGAGCCTCAAAGACCTTGTCACCGTCGGCTGA
- a CDS encoding DegV family protein has protein sequence MRIGLVTDSTAQLSADERDELSEATGGLFAVVPLTVLIGGVAFADGEVDAGHLCAKMTDGTEVTTSMATPAQFSDAYARLREDGAEAIIVVTMSAELSGTRDSAVTAAEAEDILIDVVDSRTTSAGLAGALWVAVAGIRQGLDVESIAGTIADWCAAETRSVFAPGSLEHLRRGGRIGAASSLLGRALQIVPVLGLNAGIVVPLARVRTRSKALEKIVTLAAQAAAEVADPEDTVQVEVQNAEGEMDAADAELLSSRLRELGFDPSFRTLSTIITAHVGPGTVGVTVQTQP, from the coding sequence ATGAGGATCGGGCTGGTCACCGACTCCACGGCACAGCTCTCCGCTGACGAACGCGATGAGCTGAGCGAGGCCACCGGCGGCCTCTTCGCCGTGGTGCCGCTGACCGTGCTCATCGGCGGAGTCGCCTTCGCCGACGGTGAGGTCGATGCCGGGCACCTGTGCGCGAAGATGACCGACGGCACCGAGGTGACCACATCCATGGCCACCCCGGCTCAGTTCTCCGACGCCTATGCGCGGCTGCGCGAGGACGGGGCCGAAGCCATCATCGTCGTGACCATGTCCGCGGAGCTCTCGGGCACCCGCGATTCTGCGGTCACCGCCGCCGAAGCCGAGGACATCCTCATCGACGTCGTCGACTCGAGGACCACCTCGGCGGGATTGGCCGGGGCGCTGTGGGTGGCTGTGGCCGGGATCCGGCAGGGACTCGACGTCGAATCGATCGCCGGGACCATCGCCGACTGGTGCGCGGCCGAGACCCGTTCCGTGTTCGCCCCCGGCAGCCTCGAACACCTGCGCCGAGGCGGCCGGATCGGTGCCGCATCATCGCTGCTGGGCAGGGCCCTGCAGATCGTTCCCGTGCTCGGTCTCAACGCCGGAATCGTCGTTCCGCTCGCCCGGGTGCGCACTCGCTCCAAAGCACTGGAGAAGATCGTCACTCTGGCCGCGCAGGCCGCCGCCGAGGTGGCTGACCCCGAGGACACCGTGCAGGTCGAGGTGCAGAACGCCGAAGGGGAGATGGACGCAGCCGATGCCGAACTGCTGAGCTCACGGCTGCGTGAGCTCGGATTCGACCCCTCGTTCAGGACGCTGTCGACGATCATCACCGCCCATGTCGGGCCCGGCACGGTCGGCGTGACCGTGCAGACCCAGCCCTGA
- a CDS encoding UDP-glucose/GDP-mannose dehydrogenase family protein, which produces MKISVIGCGYLGAVHAAAMASLGHEVTGVDVDTAKVEALTSGRPPFYEPGLSELLVKAQERGKLEFTTDVSRAAEAAVHFVCVGTPQKPGEFAADVTYVDAAVESLHPHLTATSVVVGKSTVPVGTAERLAGIIAGTGAAMMWNPEFLREGHAVEDTLHPNRLVYGVADGEAGQAAAAALDEVYASILTDGTPRMITDFATAELVKTAANSFLATKISFINAMAELCEASGADVTQLADAIGMDDRIGRKFLNAGLGFGGGCLPKDIRAFMARAGELGADQAVAFLKEIDSINMRRRVRMVDIARDALGGSFIGKKITILGAAFKPDSDDVRDSPALAVARLIATQGGLVTVTDPQAIGNAQKSFPELDYVADTTEAITGAQAVLLLTEWREYRDLDPAATAELVSGKVLVDGRNVLTPELWRAAGWTYRALGRP; this is translated from the coding sequence TTGAAGATTTCAGTCATCGGTTGCGGATATCTGGGTGCGGTCCATGCGGCGGCCATGGCGTCCCTGGGACATGAGGTCACGGGAGTCGACGTCGACACCGCGAAGGTCGAGGCACTGACCTCCGGCCGTCCGCCCTTCTACGAACCGGGACTGAGTGAACTCCTCGTGAAGGCTCAGGAGCGGGGAAAACTCGAATTCACCACCGACGTCTCCCGCGCCGCCGAGGCGGCCGTGCACTTCGTGTGTGTGGGCACTCCGCAGAAGCCCGGCGAGTTCGCCGCCGATGTCACCTATGTCGATGCGGCCGTGGAATCGCTGCACCCGCACCTGACTGCAACGTCGGTGGTTGTGGGTAAGTCGACCGTTCCCGTGGGCACCGCCGAGCGTCTGGCCGGGATCATCGCCGGCACCGGAGCGGCGATGATGTGGAATCCGGAGTTCCTGCGTGAAGGGCATGCCGTCGAGGACACCCTCCACCCGAACCGTCTGGTCTACGGCGTCGCCGACGGTGAGGCCGGGCAGGCCGCGGCCGCGGCCCTCGACGAGGTCTACGCTTCGATCCTGACCGACGGCACTCCCCGGATGATCACGGACTTCGCGACCGCCGAGCTCGTCAAGACTGCGGCGAACTCGTTCCTGGCCACGAAGATCTCCTTCATCAACGCGATGGCCGAACTCTGCGAGGCCTCGGGCGCCGATGTCACCCAGCTCGCCGATGCGATCGGCATGGACGACCGGATCGGCCGCAAATTCCTCAATGCCGGACTCGGCTTCGGCGGCGGCTGCCTGCCCAAGGACATCCGCGCCTTCATGGCCAGGGCCGGAGAGCTCGGCGCCGATCAGGCGGTGGCCTTCCTCAAGGAGATCGATTCGATCAATATGCGTCGGCGTGTGCGCATGGTCGACATCGCCCGTGACGCCCTGGGCGGGTCGTTCATCGGCAAGAAGATCACCATCCTCGGTGCCGCTTTCAAACCCGACAGCGACGACGTCCGCGACTCCCCGGCTCTGGCCGTGGCCCGACTCATCGCCACCCAGGGCGGGCTGGTCACTGTCACCGACCCGCAGGCGATCGGCAATGCGCAGAAGTCGTTCCCCGAACTCGACTACGTCGCCGACACGACCGAGGCGATCACCGGGGCGCAGGCCGTGCTGCTGCTGACCGAATGGCGCGAATACCGCGACCTCGACCCGGCGGCGACCGCTGAACTCGTGAGCGGGAAGGTGCTCGTCGACGGCCGCAATGTGCTCACCCCCGAACTGTGGCGGGCAGCGGGCTGGACCTACCGGGCGCTGGGCCGTCCATGA
- the nadE gene encoding ammonia-dependent NAD(+) synthetase: MTNDRVQDEIRHALGVRPQIDPATEIARRVEFLVDYVLTTGVRGLVLGISGGQDSTLAGRLCQLAVEDLRRRGADAEFWAVRLPHHVQTDESDAQDALSFIAADHELAINIGAATDAAAEEYEKATGEPITDFGKGNVKARMRMIAQFELAGEKKALVVGTDHAAEAVTGFFTKFGDGAADVIPLAGLNKRQGRELLRHLGAPEHLIVKAPTADLLDDEPGQTDESSLGLTYDQIDDFLEGKEIEPAAASALIEKYRRSEHKRRTPVAPLDTWWIRH, encoded by the coding sequence ATGACGAACGACAGAGTCCAGGACGAGATCCGACACGCCCTCGGCGTGCGACCGCAGATCGACCCGGCGACGGAGATCGCCCGCCGTGTCGAATTCCTCGTCGACTATGTGCTCACCACCGGTGTCAGAGGCCTCGTGCTCGGCATCAGCGGCGGACAGGACTCCACCCTGGCCGGCAGGCTCTGCCAGCTGGCAGTGGAGGATCTGCGCCGCCGCGGGGCCGATGCCGAGTTCTGGGCCGTGCGCCTGCCCCATCATGTGCAGACCGATGAGTCAGACGCCCAGGATGCTCTGTCGTTCATCGCCGCCGATCATGAGCTGGCGATCAACATCGGCGCCGCCACGGATGCGGCTGCCGAGGAGTACGAGAAGGCCACGGGAGAGCCGATCACCGACTTCGGCAAGGGCAACGTCAAGGCCCGGATGCGGATGATCGCCCAGTTCGAGCTGGCGGGGGAGAAGAAGGCCCTCGTCGTCGGCACCGATCACGCCGCCGAGGCGGTCACCGGGTTCTTCACCAAGTTCGGTGACGGTGCGGCCGACGTCATCCCTCTGGCGGGCCTGAACAAACGACAGGGACGGGAACTGCTGCGCCACCTCGGCGCTCCCGAACATCTCATCGTCAAGGCTCCCACTGCGGATCTGCTCGATGACGAACCCGGACAGACGGACGAATCGTCGCTGGGACTGACCTACGACCAGATCGATGACTTCCTCGAAGGGAAGGAGATCGAGCCGGCTGCCGCCTCGGCGCTCATCGAGAAATACCGCCGCTCAGAGCACAAGCGACGGACCCCGGTGGCTCCGTTGGACACGTGGTGGATCCGGCACTGA
- the leuS gene encoding leucine--tRNA ligase: MTTNPEETGFRYDAALAEKIEKSWQRTWEESGTFHTPNPTGDLGELDSQDASSPYGPPADLSRRESLYIMDMFPYPSGAGLHVGHPLGYLGTDVYGRYQRMRGHNVMHALSYDAFGLPADLYAVQTGQHPRITTDANIANMTEQLRRLGLAHDVRRRFATTDDDFVKWTQWIFLQIFNSWYDPEATTPDGEATGAARPIDTLIEQFASGARPTPDGRAWSDLSPAERENVLQGFRLAYVSESPVNWCPGLGTVLANEEVTAEGLSERGNYPVFTRRLRQWNMRITAYADRLIDDLDVLDWPHAIHAMQVNWIGRSKGALLRLPVAGDESCDIEVYTTRPDTLFGATYLVLSPEHPQVADLTAGAWDESTPESWRGGEATPAEAIAAYQRAAAAKTDADRQQSREKTGIFTGSYALNPATGAQVPIFIADYVLMGYGTGAIMAVPAEDARDWDFAKTFGLPYIRTVQPPADHDEDAPFTGAGVMINSANAEIDINGLEIDQAKASVTAWLKDKGLATESTQYRLRDWLFSRQRYWGEPFPIVYDENGTPIALPDEMLPVQLPEVDDFAPRTYAPDDADSRPEPALSRNQEWTSIELDLGDGPKTYQRETNTMPNWAGSSWYQLRYADPHNDDRLVDPANEKYWLGPRASKPRGGADLYVGGQEHAVLHLLYARFWHKILFDLGHISSSEPFHRLVNQGYIQAYAYTDSRGVYVPAAEVEERTESNGELTFWFGGEQVNREYGKIGKSLKNSVMPDEMYDAFGADTFRVYEMSMGPLEQDRPWDTRAVVGAQRFLQRVWRLFVDEATGESVVADGAADAESLKVLHQVIDGVREDMDHLRFNTAISKLIVLTNHATKQGGATRDVLEPLTIMLAPFAPHLAEELWSRLGHESTVTYAAFPEADPNHLVAETVTCVVQVKGKVRARLEVAPDISADELETLALQSPNAVKALGGAGVRKVIVRAPKLVNIVPDA; this comes from the coding sequence ATGACGACGAACCCTGAGGAGACCGGTTTCCGCTATGACGCGGCGCTGGCCGAAAAGATCGAGAAGTCTTGGCAGCGCACGTGGGAGGAATCGGGCACGTTCCACACCCCGAACCCCACCGGAGACCTCGGCGAGCTCGACTCCCAGGACGCTTCGTCGCCCTACGGTCCGCCTGCCGACCTCAGCCGGCGCGAGTCCCTCTACATCATGGACATGTTCCCGTACCCCTCCGGTGCGGGACTGCACGTCGGCCACCCGCTGGGCTACCTGGGCACCGACGTCTACGGTCGTTACCAGCGGATGCGCGGGCACAACGTCATGCACGCCCTGTCCTATGACGCTTTCGGGCTGCCCGCCGATCTCTACGCGGTGCAGACCGGTCAGCACCCGCGCATCACCACCGACGCCAATATCGCGAACATGACCGAGCAGCTGCGTCGCCTGGGGCTGGCCCACGATGTGCGTCGCCGCTTCGCCACGACCGATGACGACTTCGTCAAATGGACGCAGTGGATCTTCCTGCAGATCTTCAACTCCTGGTACGACCCCGAGGCGACCACTCCCGACGGCGAGGCCACGGGGGCTGCTCGTCCGATCGACACGCTCATCGAGCAGTTCGCCTCCGGTGCACGGCCCACCCCCGACGGTCGCGCCTGGTCGGATCTGAGCCCAGCGGAGCGCGAGAACGTCCTGCAGGGCTTCCGCCTCGCCTACGTCTCCGAATCCCCGGTCAACTGGTGCCCGGGACTCGGCACAGTGCTGGCCAACGAAGAGGTCACCGCCGAAGGTCTGTCCGAACGCGGAAACTACCCGGTCTTCACCCGCCGGCTGCGTCAGTGGAACATGCGGATCACCGCCTACGCCGACCGCCTCATCGATGACCTCGACGTGCTGGACTGGCCGCATGCGATCCACGCGATGCAGGTCAACTGGATCGGCCGGTCGAAGGGCGCCCTGCTGCGCCTGCCCGTCGCCGGTGATGAGTCCTGCGACATCGAGGTCTACACCACCCGCCCGGACACCCTCTTCGGCGCCACGTACCTCGTGCTCAGCCCCGAACATCCGCAGGTCGCCGACCTGACCGCAGGCGCTTGGGACGAGTCCACGCCTGAGTCCTGGCGCGGGGGAGAGGCCACTCCCGCCGAGGCGATCGCCGCCTACCAGAGAGCCGCCGCGGCCAAGACCGACGCCGACCGGCAGCAGAGCCGTGAGAAGACAGGCATCTTCACCGGCTCCTACGCGCTCAATCCGGCCACCGGGGCGCAGGTTCCGATCTTCATCGCCGACTATGTGCTCATGGGCTACGGCACCGGAGCGATCATGGCCGTACCCGCCGAAGACGCCCGCGACTGGGACTTCGCGAAGACCTTCGGGCTGCCCTATATCCGCACCGTGCAGCCGCCGGCCGACCACGATGAGGACGCTCCGTTCACGGGCGCCGGCGTGATGATCAACTCGGCCAATGCCGAGATCGACATCAACGGCCTCGAGATCGACCAGGCGAAGGCCTCGGTCACCGCATGGCTGAAGGACAAGGGCCTGGCCACCGAGTCCACTCAGTACCGTCTGCGCGACTGGCTGTTCTCCCGCCAGCGCTACTGGGGCGAACCGTTCCCCATCGTCTACGACGAGAACGGCACCCCCATCGCCCTGCCCGACGAGATGCTGCCCGTCCAGCTGCCCGAGGTCGACGATTTCGCGCCGCGGACCTACGCGCCCGACGATGCCGACAGCCGTCCCGAACCGGCTTTGAGCCGGAACCAGGAATGGACGAGCATCGAACTCGACCTCGGTGACGGTCCGAAGACCTACCAGCGGGAGACGAACACGATGCCCAACTGGGCCGGATCGTCGTGGTACCAGCTGCGTTACGCGGACCCGCACAACGACGACCGCCTCGTCGATCCCGCCAACGAGAAGTACTGGCTGGGACCGCGGGCCTCGAAGCCGCGCGGCGGGGCCGACCTCTACGTCGGCGGGCAGGAGCACGCTGTGCTCCACCTGCTCTATGCCCGCTTCTGGCACAAGATCCTCTTCGACCTCGGGCACATCTCGTCGTCCGAACCGTTCCACCGCCTGGTCAACCAGGGATACATCCAGGCTTACGCCTACACCGATTCCCGTGGCGTCTACGTTCCCGCCGCCGAGGTGGAGGAGAGGACCGAATCGAACGGTGAGCTGACGTTCTGGTTCGGCGGCGAACAGGTCAACCGGGAGTACGGAAAGATCGGCAAATCGCTGAAGAACTCCGTCATGCCCGACGAGATGTACGACGCCTTCGGTGCCGACACCTTCCGCGTCTATGAGATGTCGATGGGCCCGCTGGAGCAGGACCGTCCCTGGGACACCCGCGCCGTCGTCGGTGCGCAGCGGTTCCTGCAGCGTGTGTGGCGGCTCTTCGTCGACGAGGCCACCGGCGAGTCCGTGGTCGCAGACGGCGCAGCCGACGCCGAATCGCTCAAGGTCCTCCACCAGGTCATCGACGGTGTGCGCGAGGACATGGACCATCTGCGGTTCAACACCGCGATCTCCAAACTCATCGTGCTCACCAATCACGCCACCAAACAGGGTGGAGCGACCCGGGACGTCCTCGAGCCGCTGACGATCATGCTCGCGCCCTTCGCCCCGCACCTGGCCGAAGAGCTGTGGTCGCGGCTCGGTCACGAGTCGACGGTCACCTACGCGGCCTTCCCCGAGGCGGATCCGAACCATCTCGTCGCCGAGACCGTGACCTGTGTCGTCCAGGTCAAGGGCAAGGTGCGTGCACGGCTCGAAGTCGCCCCCGACATCTCCGCCGACGAGTTGGAGACGCTGGCTCTGCAATCTCCGAACGCCGTCAAGGCCCTCGGCGGTGCCGGAGTGCGCAAGGTGATCGTGCGCGCCCCCAAGCTCGTCAACATCGTCCCCGACGCCTGA
- a CDS encoding AMP-dependent synthetase/ligase, producing the protein MSSTTMPQSSTPVVGFEVDTASSTTDIFLSTVAENPSRPLVAKPDGDGWDELTAAEFLAEVKAAAKGLIALGVGVGDRIAIFGPTSYEWTLSDYAIWYAGGISVPFYDTSSEAQLSWMLTDADVTRGLVSSRDHADRVRAAAKAAGRDEPALRVWDDGAFADLTEAGKDISDDELEAARSQVDADSVATIIYTSGTTGKPKGCVLTHANFVQTSQAARHQIPSVLDTNMRCLLFLPQAHVFARFIEVLAISNGALLAHQSDLTKLTDAMGSFRPSFILGVPRVFEKVFNSALATAQAGGKEKIFRRAEQVAVAYSKALDTGKVPTGLKLQHALFDKLVYSKLRAVMGDNVTHAVSGGGALGSHLGHFFRGLGIIVLEGYGLTETTAPITVNIPEKSKIGTVGVPLPGVSVAIAPDGEILAKGVPVFREYWNNPEATAKEFHDGWFGTGDLGSLDDDGYLTINGRKKEIIVTSSGKNIAPAPLEDVLRRHPIISQPVLVGENRKFVSALIFLDSEMLPGWLKNHDLPQMDLPEAAEDDAIQAEVAKAVEQMNKTVSRAEGVKKFTILPIELSEDNGYLSAKQSVKRHLINKDFAAEIDALYAG; encoded by the coding sequence ATGAGCTCAACGACCATGCCGCAGTCGTCAACACCCGTCGTCGGTTTCGAGGTCGATACCGCCTCGTCGACCACCGATATCTTCCTCAGCACAGTCGCTGAGAACCCCTCTCGCCCTCTGGTCGCCAAACCCGACGGGGACGGTTGGGACGAACTGACCGCGGCCGAATTCCTCGCAGAGGTCAAGGCGGCCGCGAAGGGACTCATCGCCTTGGGTGTGGGAGTCGGTGACCGGATCGCGATCTTCGGCCCCACCTCCTATGAGTGGACGCTCAGCGACTACGCCATCTGGTATGCCGGCGGGATCTCCGTGCCGTTCTACGACACCTCTTCGGAGGCACAGCTGAGCTGGATGCTCACCGATGCCGACGTCACCCGTGGGCTCGTCTCCTCGCGCGACCATGCCGATCGGGTGCGTGCCGCGGCCAAGGCCGCCGGACGCGACGAGCCGGCGCTGCGGGTCTGGGACGACGGCGCTTTCGCCGATCTCACCGAGGCGGGCAAAGACATCAGCGACGATGAGCTCGAAGCCGCCCGCTCGCAGGTCGACGCCGATTCCGTTGCCACGATCATCTACACCTCCGGGACCACCGGCAAGCCCAAGGGCTGCGTGCTCACCCATGCGAACTTCGTGCAGACCTCCCAGGCCGCGCGCCACCAGATCCCCAGCGTCCTGGACACGAACATGCGCTGCCTGCTGTTCCTGCCGCAGGCCCATGTCTTCGCCCGGTTCATCGAGGTTCTGGCCATCAGCAACGGCGCTCTGCTCGCCCACCAATCGGATCTGACGAAGCTCACCGACGCCATGGGCAGCTTCCGCCCGTCGTTCATCCTCGGTGTGCCCCGCGTCTTCGAGAAGGTCTTCAATTCCGCACTGGCAACTGCTCAGGCAGGCGGCAAGGAGAAGATCTTCCGCCGCGCCGAGCAGGTTGCCGTCGCGTATTCGAAGGCGCTCGACACCGGCAAGGTGCCGACCGGCCTCAAGCTCCAGCACGCTCTGTTCGACAAGCTCGTCTATTCGAAGCTGCGCGCGGTCATGGGCGACAACGTCACTCACGCGGTCTCCGGCGGCGGCGCACTCGGCTCTCACCTCGGCCATTTCTTCCGCGGACTGGGCATCATCGTCCTCGAGGGCTACGGGCTCACCGAGACCACGGCGCCGATCACCGTCAACATTCCGGAGAAGTCGAAGATCGGAACCGTCGGTGTGCCGCTGCCGGGAGTCTCGGTGGCGATCGCTCCCGACGGTGAGATTCTGGCCAAGGGCGTGCCGGTCTTCCGCGAATACTGGAACAACCCCGAGGCCACGGCCAAGGAGTTCCACGACGGCTGGTTCGGCACCGGTGACCTCGGATCCCTCGACGACGACGGGTATCTGACGATCAACGGCCGCAAGAAGGAGATCATCGTGACCTCCAGCGGCAAGAACATCGCCCCGGCTCCCCTCGAGGACGTGCTGCGGCGCCACCCGATCATCAGCCAGCCGGTGCTCGTCGGGGAGAACCGCAAGTTCGTCTCGGCGCTGATCTTCCTCGATTCGGAGATGCTGCCGGGTTGGCTGAAGAACCACGATCTGCCGCAGATGGATCTGCCCGAGGCCGCCGAGGACGATGCGATCCAGGCCGAAGTGGCCAAGGCCGTCGAACAGATGAACAAGACAGTCTCGCGGGCCGAGGGGGTCAAGAAGTTCACGATCCTGCCGATCGAACTCAGCGAGGACAACGGCTACCTCTCGGCCAAGCAGTCGGTCAAGCGTCACCTCATCAACAAGGACTTCGCCGCCGAGATCGACGCGCTCTACGCCGGCTGA